GATTAAACGATGCCCAGTAGCACAGGCCTCATTTGTGTGGTTTAAGAACTGGTGCTGTCACTGAGTTTTCCATCGCTGTTGGTATCCAAATCAAAGTGCTGGTCAGTGGGCTGCAGCACTCCTGCCAGAGCCGTGCAGCAGTGCCATCGGGGGCTGCTCCTCGAGGGACAGAAGCTGTGCCAACCACAGCAGAGCCGGGACTGGTTCTCGGGGGAGGATGTGAGCACctgcaaactgaaaacaaggaaaaattcagaaacatgTGAGGTAGAGCTGGTTCATTGTAGCTGTTCATTACCTGAACAGGGGCACCCGTCATTTCCCACTGCTTTGAGATTCTGCTCATGAAGTTCCCACTTAACTTTTGCAGTCCTGCTGCTTGTAAACACACGAGGCTTTGTCCATTTTCAGCGGGACAGGACGGGTTTAGGTCGTTTATACTGTTCCAACTTGCACTGCCTTGCTATGGGTACGTTACCCTGCTCGATGACCATATGACTTGTTTCACGCTCGGCAGGGCCCGGGAGGGTCCGGGTCCCCATCCTTAGGCCGGGTGATGGGAGCGGGGGAGCTCCGGGCACAGCCGGGTTGCTGGGGAGGCTCATCGCCGGTGACAGCCGACCTAAACCCCGTCACCGCCTTCACTCCCACGAGCCGCAGCGGAGCCAGCTCCGCCAGCCGCCTCCCGCAGCTCCGGGGGGAGCTCTGAGGGAAGGGGCTCCCGGCAGGGGGGGCCGGCGGGCCCGGGCGGCGCTGGGCGCGGCCTCCCGCCATGGGCCCGCGGCTCCCGcagcgcccggccccgctcggcccgcggggctctgctgctgccgctgctgctgccgctgctgccgccCGTCctgtcccgtcccgtcccgccccgcccggcgcggggccgcgcccgccATGGCCGCGGGGCGCCCGGAGCCTCACAGGAAGCCCGGGCAGGGCTCGGCCCTCGCCTTCCTTCCCGCCCCGGGCCGCGCTCCGCCCGCCCGCTGGCGGCGGCCCCGCAGGTTTGCGGTGCGCGGAGCTCCGGAGCGGGGCGGCGCTGCCTCCCCTCGCCGCCTCCCGCGCTCTCCGGCCCGGCCGCCGCAGCCGCTCGGCGGGGCTGTCACGTGGGGAGCGGCGGCGCTGGCGCTGCGCTCCGTCCTCTGCCACCTGCCCCGGAGCGGCGGCGCGGCCatggggccggggctggggctggggctgctgccgCGCCGGGCACCGCCGGCCCCGctgccggccccgctcccggcgcGGGCTCCGGGGGCCGCCCGCGGCTCGGCGTGATCCCGGCCCGGcgggcgcggagccgccgcgcTCCCCCCCGCGCTGAAGGGCAGGCGGCGGCGACCCGCCATGGAGAAGGCAGCGGCCGCGGAGCTCCGGCAGGGCGCGCTGGCGCCGCTCACCGCCATCTGCCTGGGTGAGTGAGggacggagggagggaggcagcgcggcccggccgctcccgccgccggggAAGGTCCGGGCaccccggggggctgcggggccccTCCTGCCCTCGGGCAGTGCCCGGGCACGGGGAGCACGGCACGGTGGAGCCCCCTCCCTCGCTCCGCTCCGGGTCCCTGGGGCAGCCCCGGCGCTGCGGAGCCCAGCGCCCTGCCCTTGGCTCCGGAGCCGCTGCCGTAACCCCGCACGGcgctaaaaaaacccaacaaagtTGATGCCTGTGGCTCCCCGGGCCGTGAGTCCCTGCGGGGCTCGCCGAGGGACTGCCCGGCGCTGCTCTGGAGAAACACTTTCTCCCCTTCCGTTTCCCTGCCATGTTCTGCTCGCCGCCCTCCTGCTCGGAGCGATGCTCTCCGCGCTGCCTCGCAGCAGGTGTTAAGTTATGGCAGCGCGATGCTGGTTCCCAGTCTGTCAGCCCGGTCTGTCGGGGGATGGTTTTTGTCGGGGAGGAGCGCTGGCACCTCTGACTGCAACACCCCGCGTGTGTTGACAGGGACACGGAGAAATCAGGAGGTATTAAAGCTGCCCCCTTCCTGAGGGGTTCTGGTGGGTCAGCTGGGGCTGCACCGAGCCCTCCTCACACTTACAGGGCAAGCTGGCGTAGCTCCTTCATCCAGAATGTGCTAAACCCACATCTACTTGCTCATAACGTGCATTAGAGTTCATTTTTAATAATCCTCAGAGGAAGTTACTGTTTGTTACATAAACGATCAGAAGTGGGTATATCCGTGACCAGGCTGCTTGTTCTCTTTTTGTAGAAGTGTTTCTGTAACATCAGTGCTTGCCTAGAGAAATGTAGGAAGTTGAGGTTTAAAAGTTGCTCTGGTTACTTCAAATCTATCTATTTTAATTAGCATAAGTACGATGTTAAAAGCTAGCAAAATTCCAAAACAGTTTCAACATCCTTTGTAgctagtactttttttttttgaagactCTTAAAGGGATTTCAGAGATGTGCACAGTGTGAGGATAACGTCTGCTacattgtttatttaaaattagaaaaagataCAAATTTCCACCAAATTTCCACCAAATTTCTTGGGTTTTTCTGGGtgttgttttgtgggtttttgttttgttttgttttttgttgctCAGTCAGACCTTTGTTAAAGCTTTTGTTATTTAACAGAAATAGCACAGTTCTTATTAAAATGACTAATAAGATAATAAAAGATTATGTAAACTCCAGAGTTGAAATGAGAACACTTCTTGTAGTTAGATGTGGGTGATGCCAGGTTGAAAGTTTAGTAGATTTCTGCTTTCTATGACTTCTAGAATTTCACTGTCTGGCTCTTCTTTTCAGCTGGAATGTTTTATTCCTATTCCTTGCACAGCTGACAGTAGTGGAAGTTGAGAAACATGAGAGGTGGGAAGCTTGTAAGGTATTCTGCTTCAGTGAACCCATAAGAATATGATGCTGCTACTttaactatttttgttttttacttccTACTTGTGTGTCCTTTcctttcatgtttgtttttggttCTTGCTTTTTgccattcttttcttttactttttgtttccctgtgtgtgtgtgtttggtgtCTGTATCCACGCACTGCCACTGACCATTGCTGCCTGACCTTGTCTGTAAACTGCTGCTCCCAAGGCTGGAGTTGGGTTTGTTTCAACTCTTCTGTTGTGAAGCCATTTTGTTTATCATTCTTGAGAGATTCTGGAGGACATAGAAAGTTTCCTTCACGGGAAGGAATCAGATCAGCAAAGCTGATGTCTGTCCTTCTGGCTGTGGGAAAAGCCTGGTAGCTGTCATTTGGTTCGGAGGTGCCAAGATGtaaattttcccttttgatCCAAATAAACCTCTTTCCCAGCTGAAAACCTCACCCTGAGAATTACTTAGCAATCCAAATGATTGGCACAGGAAGTTTCCTACAGGGAGTTCAAGCCAACTGAACcacttctgggtttttttctgactttcccATAGCTTCCCAACAGTTAAGAAAAAGAGCATTTATAAAACTTTCTAATACACCTTAGTCTCTcacctgtttttattttgacaggGTCTTGTTTTGACAAGAGACAAGAAAACCAGCAGGGAAT
The Chiroxiphia lanceolata isolate bChiLan1 chromosome 13, bChiLan1.pri, whole genome shotgun sequence DNA segment above includes these coding regions:
- the LOC116793593 gene encoding translation initiation factor IF-2-like, translating into MAGRRRLPFSAGGSAAAPRPPGRDHAEPRAAPGARAGSGAGSGAGGARRGSSPSPSPGPMAAPPLRGSPAERLRRPGRRAREAARGGSAAPLRSSAHRKPAGPPPAGGRSAARGGKEGEGRALPGLPVRLRAPRGHGGRGPAPGGAGRDGTGRAAAAAAAAAAAEPRGPSGAGRCGSRGPMAGGRAQRRPGPPAPPAGSPFPQSSPRSCGRRLAELAPLRLVGVKAVTGFRSAVTGDEPPQQPGCARSSPAPITRPKDGDPDPPGPCRA